In Geotalea uraniireducens, one genomic interval encodes:
- a CDS encoding glycoside hydrolase family 19 protein — protein MLITNKQFRQLFPANKNPEDWADAINTICPQYGINNARRLAAFLAQVGHESQEFTRMTENLNYSAQGLADTWPNRYAVDPKARPRTPNALARRLEHDPGAIGNNVYANRLGNGPEESGDGYRYRGHGPLQVTGRDNLMAFAQAVGKSLEDALQYIRTPTGGIISACLHWQHRNLNHAADQGDVVACTKLVNGGTIGLAERRALNAKAAALLGVASA, from the coding sequence ATGCTTATCACCAACAAGCAGTTCCGACAACTTTTCCCCGCCAACAAAAACCCCGAGGACTGGGCAGATGCCATTAACACCATCTGCCCGCAGTACGGCATCAACAATGCCCGGCGCCTGGCCGCCTTTCTCGCCCAAGTTGGGCATGAGTCGCAAGAATTCACCCGCATGACCGAAAACCTCAACTACTCCGCCCAGGGGCTGGCCGATACGTGGCCAAACCGTTACGCCGTCGACCCGAAGGCCCGGCCGCGCACTCCCAACGCGCTCGCCCGGCGTCTGGAACATGACCCCGGCGCCATCGGCAATAACGTCTATGCCAACCGGCTCGGCAACGGCCCGGAGGAGTCCGGCGACGGTTATCGCTATCGAGGCCACGGCCCCCTGCAGGTCACTGGACGGGATAACCTGATGGCCTTCGCCCAGGCGGTCGGGAAAAGCCTGGAGGATGCACTGCAGTATATCCGCACCCCTACCGGGGGGATCATCTCGGCCTGCCTGCATTGGCAGCACCGCAACCTCAACCACGCCGCCGACCAGGGGGACGTAGTGGCCTGCACAAAACTCGTCAACGGCGGCACCATCGGCCTCGCCGAGCGCCGGGCACTCAATGCCAAAGCCGCCGCCCTACTGGGCGTAGCCTCCGCGTAA
- a CDS encoding phage virion morphogenesis protein produces the protein MSKELIEITHDLSTGAQRQLARLVRKIEDTQSLEKAVGEYLVISTEERFDTQTDPEGNKWQEVKPRTRKRKRHSKILTEDGYLRGDVHPAVTNEGLLVGVGIAYGAIHQLGHEFTQENVTLHLTGTGRNTRFAKKGQGDRTKIVNRTIKVPARPYLGISKADELEILAIANDHLKP, from the coding sequence ATGAGCAAGGAGCTGATTGAGATTACGCACGACCTCTCGACCGGCGCTCAACGGCAGTTGGCTCGCCTCGTTCGGAAGATCGAAGATACCCAGTCACTGGAGAAGGCTGTCGGCGAGTACCTGGTGATTTCCACCGAGGAGCGCTTCGATACCCAGACCGATCCGGAGGGCAACAAGTGGCAGGAAGTCAAGCCCAGGACGCGAAAGCGGAAGCGGCATTCCAAAATCCTGACCGAGGATGGGTACCTGCGGGGGGACGTTCATCCCGCCGTCACCAACGAGGGACTGCTCGTGGGCGTCGGCATCGCCTACGGCGCCATCCACCAGTTGGGGCACGAGTTCACACAGGAAAACGTCACCCTGCACCTGACGGGCACCGGCCGCAACACCAGGTTTGCCAAGAAAGGCCAGGGAGATCGTACCAAGATTGTCAACCGCACGATCAAGGTGCCGGCACGGCCCTACCTGGGGATCAGCAAGGCGGATGAGCTCGAAATTCTGGCGATCGCCAACGATCACCTGAAACCGTAA
- a CDS encoding phage portal protein family protein, translating into MKHGLYLPDGTFMRFNEATGTSSSLSEEIAVRSRSADFFAIGNLYLPNPDPVLKAQGKDIQVYTDLMTDDRVSGSMTNRINATLALDWQIDKGKSSKSRQAKAVKDTFDKLPLNRIIESIIRHARAFGYGPHEIIWGQRDGLTVPVDIVAKPPRWFVFSQLNELRFRSRDHLMDGEELPPRKFICPTNESSYDNPYGIGLNSRCFWPVAFKKGGWRFRIQYGEKFGQVWPIGKLPRTATPEQVNDLLERLVGMIQDGCAVIPDDGSVDLKESNTKGATSDMYSGIISDANSAISTVWLGHAGAGEAQSGDKFSKDTTAITVRRDLRDADKSLVEETLNQVINWTCEVNWSTAEGAPRFSLWEEEEVDQAQAERDQSLTQSLARSGLKLTRVYYQRTYNLEEEDIEAAPAKQPSPGPVTLPPRLPAQADVPAAFAEPADVQDSADVVAQRLDEAAAPIIERWLATLKNEVDVAGNLVDLRDDLLKAANKLNLADLAVPIRDALLVSRLAGRAEILDEIAASDAGASFAEIERMHAWSMGYQFAEPVLRSALNLPFQKAVEFFRSKVSIPTEKWNDLFLDQHSQGFMIAGAIKGDLISDLRDAVDQAISAGITLAEFRRQWDQIVERHGWQYNGGRNWRTRIVYETNTRQAYNAGRWQQATDPDVLKTRPYLIYRHGDSIHPRVPHMSWDGTCLPADDPWWGTHTPQNGWGCKCKIFSGGERDVARLGDKAKRTAPNDGTYTWIDKQGRSFEIPNGIDPGFQYNPGAAAGKNKQILEDRISQLPADIATRIRAEIAQGAQQ; encoded by the coding sequence ATGAAACACGGCCTCTATCTCCCCGATGGCACCTTCATGCGGTTCAACGAAGCGACGGGCACCTCCAGTTCTCTCAGTGAGGAGATCGCCGTCCGATCGCGCAGTGCCGATTTCTTCGCGATCGGAAACCTCTACCTGCCCAACCCCGACCCGGTGCTCAAGGCCCAGGGCAAGGATATCCAGGTCTATACCGACCTTATGACCGACGACCGGGTCTCGGGCTCCATGACCAACCGGATCAACGCAACCCTGGCCCTGGACTGGCAGATCGATAAGGGCAAGAGCAGCAAGAGCCGTCAGGCCAAGGCGGTCAAGGATACATTCGACAAGCTGCCGCTCAACCGAATCATCGAAAGCATCATCCGCCACGCCCGCGCCTTCGGCTATGGGCCGCACGAAATCATCTGGGGCCAGCGTGACGGGCTGACCGTTCCCGTGGATATCGTGGCCAAGCCGCCGCGTTGGTTTGTCTTTAGCCAGCTCAATGAGCTGCGCTTCCGATCCCGCGATCACCTGATGGACGGCGAGGAGCTGCCGCCGCGCAAGTTCATCTGCCCGACCAACGAGTCCTCGTATGACAACCCCTACGGCATCGGCCTGAACTCACGCTGTTTCTGGCCGGTCGCCTTCAAGAAAGGGGGGTGGCGGTTCCGGATTCAGTACGGCGAGAAATTCGGCCAGGTCTGGCCCATTGGCAAGCTGCCGCGCACCGCCACGCCAGAGCAGGTCAACGATCTGCTCGAGCGGTTGGTGGGCATGATCCAGGATGGCTGTGCCGTGATCCCTGATGACGGCAGCGTGGACCTGAAGGAGTCCAACACCAAGGGTGCCACCTCGGACATGTACAGCGGCATCATCTCCGATGCCAACAGTGCCATCTCGACCGTCTGGCTCGGCCATGCCGGCGCCGGCGAGGCGCAGTCCGGCGACAAGTTCTCCAAGGACACCACGGCCATCACCGTGCGCCGGGATTTGCGCGATGCGGATAAAAGCCTGGTCGAGGAAACCTTGAACCAGGTAATCAACTGGACGTGCGAGGTCAACTGGAGCACGGCCGAGGGCGCCCCACGATTCAGCCTGTGGGAAGAGGAGGAGGTCGACCAGGCCCAGGCCGAGCGCGACCAGTCGCTCACGCAATCTCTGGCGCGATCAGGGCTGAAACTCACGCGAGTCTATTATCAACGCACGTACAATCTGGAGGAGGAAGACATCGAGGCCGCACCGGCTAAACAGCCATCCCCCGGCCCGGTGACACTGCCACCCCGCCTGCCGGCGCAGGCCGATGTGCCTGCAGCGTTTGCCGAACCAGCCGACGTCCAGGACAGCGCCGATGTCGTTGCTCAGCGTCTCGATGAAGCGGCCGCGCCGATCATCGAGAGATGGTTGGCCACCCTGAAGAACGAAGTGGATGTCGCCGGCAACTTGGTCGATCTGCGCGACGATCTCCTGAAGGCTGCTAATAAGCTGAATCTTGCCGACCTGGCTGTGCCGATCCGCGACGCCCTGCTGGTGTCTCGCCTGGCCGGCCGGGCCGAAATCCTGGACGAGATTGCCGCGTCCGATGCCGGCGCATCGTTCGCCGAAATCGAGCGGATGCACGCCTGGTCGATGGGCTACCAGTTCGCCGAGCCGGTACTGCGCAGCGCCTTAAACCTCCCCTTTCAGAAGGCCGTCGAGTTCTTCCGGAGCAAAGTCAGCATCCCCACGGAGAAGTGGAACGATCTGTTCCTCGACCAGCACTCCCAGGGATTCATGATCGCTGGGGCGATCAAGGGAGATTTGATCAGCGATCTGCGCGACGCCGTCGATCAGGCGATCAGCGCCGGCATTACCCTGGCTGAGTTCCGTCGGCAGTGGGACCAGATCGTTGAACGCCACGGCTGGCAGTACAACGGAGGCCGCAACTGGCGCACCCGCATCGTCTACGAGACCAACACCCGTCAGGCATACAACGCTGGCCGCTGGCAGCAGGCCACTGATCCGGACGTCCTCAAGACCCGACCCTACCTGATTTATCGCCACGGGGACTCCATCCACCCCAGGGTGCCGCACATGTCGTGGGACGGCACCTGCCTGCCGGCGGATGATCCCTGGTGGGGCACCCATACCCCTCAGAACGGTTGGGGGTGCAAGTGCAAGATCTTCTCGGGTGGCGAGCGCGACGTCGCACGGCTGGGAGACAAGGCCAAGCGCACGGCGCCCAACGACGGCACCTACACCTGGATCGACAAGCAGGGGCGTTCGTTCGAGATCCCCAACGGCATCGATCCCGGATTCCAATACAACCCGGGCGCGGCGGCGGGGAAGAATAAGCAGATACTGGAGGACCGCATCAGCCAGTTGCCGGCCGACATTGCCACGCGAATTCGTGCCGAGATCGCCCAGGGGGCGCAGCAATGA
- a CDS encoding AAA family ATPase, whose product MYNKFVRTSNVLNFLAGFTALETRGAAESCYMLVSGRAGYGKTGTARWWANKPEVNGVYIQAAAGITPHWILAEIVRELGDVPDRRREYCFGQALRKVALARRPIVIDEAEFCLNDPEVLESVRGISDLTEVPVVLVGYDKIMSKLAPYEQLYSRISAIVSFNPLEVVDVRACCTELAEVTIHDDLVEEIHRQSAGRLRLIKEGIGNAERHAKRNKLAEVSLDDMRGQVIINNWSKTGKGRS is encoded by the coding sequence ATGTATAACAAGTTTGTCCGCACGTCAAACGTTCTCAACTTCCTGGCCGGATTCACGGCACTGGAGACCCGAGGCGCTGCAGAAAGCTGCTACATGCTGGTTTCCGGGAGGGCCGGTTACGGCAAGACCGGCACGGCCCGTTGGTGGGCCAACAAGCCGGAAGTAAACGGAGTCTACATTCAGGCTGCCGCAGGCATCACCCCACACTGGATTCTCGCCGAGATCGTGCGAGAGTTGGGCGACGTCCCGGACCGCCGCCGCGAATACTGCTTCGGTCAGGCGTTGCGTAAGGTCGCTCTGGCACGGCGGCCCATCGTCATTGACGAAGCGGAATTCTGCTTGAATGACCCTGAGGTGCTCGAATCCGTGCGCGGCATCTCCGACCTGACCGAAGTTCCGGTCGTATTGGTCGGCTACGACAAGATCATGTCCAAACTTGCCCCCTACGAGCAGCTCTACAGCCGGATATCTGCCATTGTCTCCTTCAACCCTCTCGAAGTTGTCGATGTACGCGCCTGCTGCACGGAACTGGCCGAGGTCACGATTCATGACGACCTGGTCGAGGAGATCCATCGCCAATCCGCTGGCCGTCTGAGACTGATCAAGGAAGGGATCGGCAACGCCGAGCGCCACGCCAAGCGTAACAAGCTCGCCGAGGTATCGCTCGACGACATGCGCGGCCAAGTCATCATCAACAACTGGTCGAAGACCGGAAAGGGCCGATCATGA
- a CDS encoding regulatory protein GemA, with amino-acid sequence MASRPFEKRTPEEQWNIDRPRIHALKNKVMATRPDYTDDNYRDTILDISKGRTDSSKELSERQRQELIGRLSVLAGEEPRRTWQPRDKKSYPGRPKNMDKPGHSRAEQLGKIEALLTVGGKAWAYADAIAKAVCKVDRVAWVTTGDLYKIITALRKQAKREGWDLSGEK; translated from the coding sequence ATGGCTTCCAGGCCCTTTGAAAAGCGCACCCCCGAGGAGCAGTGGAACATCGACCGGCCGCGCATCCACGCCCTGAAAAACAAGGTCATGGCCACCCGGCCCGACTATACCGACGACAACTACCGGGATACGATCCTGGACATTAGCAAGGGGCGTACCGACTCCTCCAAGGAGCTCTCCGAGCGCCAGCGGCAGGAGTTGATCGGCCGTCTCTCCGTACTGGCCGGGGAAGAGCCGCGCCGGACGTGGCAGCCACGGGACAAGAAGAGCTACCCCGGCCGGCCCAAGAACATGGACAAGCCAGGTCACAGCAGGGCCGAGCAGCTCGGCAAGATTGAGGCGCTGCTCACCGTGGGCGGTAAGGCTTGGGCTTACGCCGATGCCATCGCCAAGGCGGTCTGCAAGGTGGATCGGGTGGCCTGGGTGACGACTGGAGACCTGTACAAGATCATCACCGCCTTGCGCAAACAGGCCAAGCGCGAAGGATGGGACCTCTCCGGAGAGAAATGA
- a CDS encoding DUF3486 family protein, with the protein MEVKAWLDKALVEGNFSGYQLLEAELKERGYQIGKSSIWRYGTKLERRLATVRAATESARIIAEGAADEKDDRSAAVIAMVQSDIFEAMLSFQEAEEEEDKGARLKLLAQAAKGIADVTRASISQKKFATEIRRQALTDAASAIDDAIKVPGDNFQYDPRTVDYIQTVLYGLRPK; encoded by the coding sequence GTGGAGGTGAAGGCTTGGCTGGACAAGGCGCTGGTGGAGGGGAATTTCAGCGGTTACCAGCTCCTCGAGGCAGAGCTCAAGGAGCGCGGCTACCAGATCGGCAAGAGCAGTATCTGGCGCTATGGCACCAAGCTGGAGCGGAGACTGGCAACTGTCCGGGCCGCCACAGAGTCCGCCCGCATCATCGCCGAAGGCGCTGCCGACGAAAAAGACGACCGTTCCGCAGCCGTTATCGCCATGGTGCAAAGCGACATCTTTGAAGCCATGCTGTCGTTCCAGGAGGCCGAAGAAGAGGAGGACAAAGGGGCGCGACTGAAATTGCTGGCACAAGCGGCAAAGGGGATTGCCGATGTCACCCGCGCCTCCATCAGCCAAAAGAAGTTCGCCACCGAGATCCGGCGGCAGGCGCTTACCGATGCAGCCTCGGCGATCGATGACGCCATAAAGGTGCCCGGAGACAACTTTCAATACGACCCGCGAACGGTCGATTACATCCAAACGGTGCTTTATGGTCTCAGGCCGAAATAA
- a CDS encoding terminase large subunit domain-containing protein: MVSGRNNAYILGLSLLLVLLVWLGRPVIALASSHPDSASTPIHIPAADGITSVSVDTIAGPLIPLTEYQRRWVQDDSRLKIGMMTRQGGKSFGTSLEAVIDCFKRKTTWVFLSAGERQSKELMAKAAMHAKAMNLAILEISDTFKDERGDRTEYKQLEIIFPNGSRIIGLPANPATARGHSANILLDEFALHKDSRAIWTALYPSITRGYKIRVISTPLGKKNKFYELWTGLTLQIWDGQQYRHVGEKGGWSKHKVTIYDAVAMGLELYDDDFNPTADPEYLRLGLADDEAWHQEYLCEFLDETTAWLPYDLIESVEDVRLDASPAWLNELIAEAVAYHEQWKTVEHPPVSFEASHILDKAVIGGDLYAGFDVARHRDLSLIWLDEMVNEIARCRGVANLSKQPFGVQKLVLFAILKHPKMRRCCIDKTGIGAQLAEEAETLFGSRAEGVQFTNASKEALAVDLKKSFQDGKDVIPTDTTIRLSLHTVKKIATSAGNFRFDADRDEKIGHADHFWAKALAVQARGSAVPDTWAASKSSIVQGGFYAGFGGGRAKDLLAGYN, encoded by the coding sequence ATGGTCTCAGGCCGAAATAACGCATACATCCTGGGCTTATCCCTCCTGCTGGTCCTGCTGGTCTGGCTGGGCCGGCCGGTCATTGCACTGGCCAGTTCACATCCCGACTCGGCCAGCACGCCCATCCATATTCCGGCCGCCGATGGCATAACCTCCGTTAGTGTCGACACCATCGCTGGACCGCTGATACCGCTAACCGAATATCAGCGCCGCTGGGTCCAGGACGACTCCCGCCTTAAAATCGGTATGATGACCCGTCAGGGCGGCAAGTCGTTCGGCACCTCCCTGGAAGCGGTCATAGACTGCTTCAAGCGTAAAACCACCTGGGTATTCCTCTCCGCCGGCGAGCGCCAGTCCAAGGAGCTGATGGCCAAGGCCGCCATGCATGCCAAGGCCATGAACCTGGCGATCCTTGAAATTTCCGACACCTTCAAGGATGAACGGGGCGATCGCACCGAGTACAAGCAGTTAGAGATCATCTTCCCCAATGGTAGCCGGATCATCGGCCTGCCCGCCAACCCGGCCACGGCACGCGGTCATTCCGCCAATATCCTGCTGGATGAGTTCGCGCTGCACAAAGACTCCCGCGCCATCTGGACCGCGCTCTATCCGTCGATCACGCGCGGCTACAAGATCCGCGTCATCTCCACCCCACTCGGCAAGAAGAACAAGTTCTACGAGCTGTGGACCGGCCTGACGCTGCAGATATGGGACGGGCAGCAATACCGCCACGTGGGCGAAAAAGGCGGTTGGTCGAAACATAAGGTTACCATTTATGACGCCGTGGCCATGGGACTGGAGTTGTACGACGATGACTTCAATCCCACCGCCGATCCGGAATACCTGCGCCTCGGCCTGGCCGATGACGAAGCCTGGCATCAGGAATACCTGTGCGAGTTTCTGGATGAGACTACCGCGTGGCTACCCTATGACCTGATCGAGTCCGTGGAGGACGTGCGCCTCGATGCGTCGCCGGCATGGCTGAACGAGCTGATCGCCGAGGCCGTGGCCTATCACGAACAGTGGAAAACCGTGGAGCATCCCCCGGTATCTTTTGAAGCGTCACACATCCTGGACAAGGCCGTGATTGGCGGTGATCTGTATGCCGGGTTCGACGTAGCCCGCCACCGCGACCTGTCACTGATCTGGCTGGATGAAATGGTGAACGAGATCGCCCGGTGCCGTGGCGTGGCCAACCTGTCAAAGCAACCGTTCGGCGTCCAGAAGTTGGTCCTGTTCGCGATCCTCAAACATCCGAAGATGCGCCGCTGCTGCATCGATAAAACCGGCATCGGCGCCCAACTGGCCGAGGAAGCCGAGACGCTCTTCGGCTCCAGGGCGGAAGGGGTTCAGTTCACCAACGCCAGCAAGGAAGCCCTTGCTGTTGATCTCAAGAAAAGCTTCCAGGACGGCAAGGATGTCATCCCTACTGACACCACAATCCGCCTGAGCCTGCACACGGTCAAGAAGATCGCCACCAGCGCCGGCAACTTCCGCTTCGATGCCGACCGCGACGAAAAAATCGGCCATGCGGACCACTTCTGGGCCAAGGCACTGGCGGTGCAGGCACGCGGATCGGCTGTTCCCGATACGTGGGCCGCCTCAAAATCCTCTATCGTTCAGGGCGGCTTCTACGCCGGGTTCGGCGGCGGCAGGGCAAAAGACTTACTCGCGGGGTACAACTGA
- a CDS encoding DUF3164 family protein: MAENNKVIPTGYMEDTQGRLVPVESIKVIDLARDALVMESMKEAQAMADALARFKGTIMEDIEAFCELSAEAYGARLGGKKGNVTLYSFDGRYKIIRSIDDFITFDERLQAAKVLIDECLKRWSEGSDAKLRTIVNDAFQVDKAGRINTNRVLGLRRIEIQDETWQRAMKAISESVQVVSSKAYVRFYERQPDGSYQQLNLNIAA, translated from the coding sequence ATGGCAGAGAACAACAAGGTGATCCCGACAGGGTACATGGAAGACACGCAGGGCCGGCTGGTACCCGTCGAATCGATTAAGGTGATAGACCTCGCCAGGGACGCGCTCGTCATGGAGAGCATGAAAGAGGCCCAAGCTATGGCTGACGCCCTGGCCAGATTCAAGGGCACCATTATGGAGGATATAGAGGCGTTCTGTGAACTCTCCGCCGAGGCGTACGGGGCAAGGTTGGGAGGCAAGAAAGGAAATGTCACCCTCTATTCCTTCGACGGTCGCTACAAGATAATTCGCTCCATCGACGACTTTATCACCTTCGACGAGCGTCTCCAGGCGGCCAAGGTTTTGATCGATGAATGCCTGAAACGGTGGTCCGAAGGGAGCGACGCCAAATTGCGCACCATCGTCAACGATGCATTCCAGGTCGACAAGGCGGGCCGGATCAATACCAACCGCGTCCTGGGACTGCGGCGGATCGAGATCCAGGATGAAACCTGGCAGCGGGCCATGAAGGCGATCAGCGAGAGTGTTCAGGTGGTTAGCTCCAAGGCATACGTCAGATTCTATGAACGGCAACCGGACGGCAGCTACCAGCAGCTGAACCTGAACATTGCGGCATAA
- a CDS encoding helix-turn-helix domain-containing protein — protein MQNQSQKQKKRQKCTHMSAEECKRLRSEIKLGPCDMCRILGIPRRTYQDYEAGRRGIPESVATQIREAYRRNREFMAGLPARIETWFFRDFPGGVIPSVHVEKEGEGL, from the coding sequence GTGCAAAATCAATCACAAAAACAGAAAAAGCGGCAAAAGTGCACGCACATGAGTGCGGAAGAATGCAAGCGGTTGCGCTCGGAAATAAAGTTAGGCCCCTGTGACATGTGCCGCATCCTGGGGATACCGCGCCGCACGTACCAGGATTACGAGGCTGGCCGGCGGGGCATACCCGAAAGCGTGGCCACGCAGATCCGGGAGGCGTATCGGCGCAATCGGGAATTTATGGCCGGGCTGCCAGCCCGCATCGAGACCTGGTTTTTCCGCGATTTTCCAGGAGGGGTGATTCCCTCAGTTCACGTCGAAAAAGAGGGAGAGGGACTATGA
- a CDS encoding transposase gives MKSHYTAKELAGLPGMPQTERGVQRMADREIWPWRKRSGRGGGKEYALASLPAETRQALATTNTRVGYDSPTVQAADAYATQMQLSAEEKERQRQNARTQSLATFDRLPEWKKQGARAKLAIIQACDHYISRHGLAKFAGQNSFAHEYNLGRIDVAPWVRSEIRQIHPGTMRNWIREEFELGVMGLVDCYGNRKDQSKIETWNRTVLPDGTETAPMADTITALILKHPHITEKKCNEALRGLLPEAPEVHNKTVKRFMDKWKTKNAHQYALAVNPDDFKNRLQPAFGSRSEGVDGPNQRWEIDATPADLLLTDGQRYKIIGVTDVGTARLKYYVTQTEKAGDNAFVVRNCLLDWGVPKHGTIVTDEGSAYVGDHFTRVLSDLEIDHHICNPFSGDEKPHIERSFRTFSHDLIELTPGYCGHNVAERKRIEARKSFAQRLMNRNEVIEVSINSAELQDFVDRWIANYHNQVHSRLGTTPNQAVAAWPHPIHVITDERALDTLLAEAVRRGGRLPIVGKKGIRVNGGRYIHPDLGRHIGERVRAFQDPADLGRIIVHTMNREGVWEFCCIAEDPTRTGISMFEVAAATRHVHNEHKKEIARLTREAKKALKGVDVVDAVMTYREREAAAAQGNVAHFPRPTIEHTTPGLAAAAEARAALDGKAVETPGFDETAIEAARQRWAELNAQETNVIALPTAARPMFGTDLEKYRWLQDNPRLTTEDDATWSAWYQSTTEYRLMFGGDEEEVRK, from the coding sequence GTGAAAAGCCATTACACCGCCAAGGAACTGGCTGGACTGCCGGGGATGCCACAAACGGAGCGTGGCGTACAACGCATGGCAGACCGTGAGATATGGCCGTGGCGCAAGCGCTCTGGCCGTGGCGGCGGTAAAGAATACGCCCTCGCATCGCTCCCCGCCGAGACACGTCAGGCCCTGGCCACCACCAACACCCGCGTCGGTTATGATTCACCGACCGTACAGGCGGCCGACGCCTATGCTACCCAGATGCAACTATCCGCCGAGGAGAAAGAGCGCCAGCGCCAGAATGCCCGCACTCAGAGCCTTGCCACCTTCGACCGGCTCCCCGAGTGGAAAAAACAGGGAGCCCGTGCCAAGCTCGCCATCATCCAGGCCTGCGACCACTACATCAGCCGCCACGGCTTGGCTAAATTTGCCGGTCAGAACAGCTTCGCCCACGAGTACAACCTGGGTCGGATCGACGTCGCCCCCTGGGTGCGCTCCGAGATCCGCCAGATACACCCCGGCACCATGCGCAACTGGATCAGGGAAGAGTTTGAGCTGGGCGTCATGGGACTCGTGGACTGCTATGGCAACCGCAAGGACCAGTCCAAGATCGAAACCTGGAACCGGACCGTCCTTCCGGACGGCACTGAGACGGCACCGATGGCCGACACCATCACGGCCCTGATTCTCAAACACCCCCATATCACCGAAAAAAAATGCAACGAAGCCCTGCGCGGGCTACTGCCGGAAGCACCGGAGGTCCACAACAAGACCGTCAAGCGCTTCATGGACAAATGGAAAACGAAAAACGCTCACCAGTACGCCCTGGCTGTCAATCCTGACGACTTCAAGAACCGTCTGCAGCCCGCCTTTGGCTCCCGCTCAGAGGGTGTCGACGGCCCCAATCAGCGCTGGGAGATCGACGCCACTCCGGCCGACCTACTCCTCACTGACGGCCAGCGCTACAAAATTATCGGCGTCACCGACGTTGGCACGGCCCGGCTGAAGTACTACGTCACCCAGACCGAGAAGGCCGGCGATAACGCCTTTGTCGTGCGCAACTGCCTCCTCGACTGGGGCGTACCCAAGCACGGCACCATCGTCACCGACGAGGGGAGCGCCTACGTCGGGGATCATTTCACGCGGGTCCTCTCCGACCTGGAGATCGATCACCACATCTGCAACCCCTTCAGCGGTGACGAGAAACCACACATCGAACGGAGCTTTCGTACCTTCAGCCATGACCTGATCGAGCTCACCCCCGGCTACTGCGGGCACAACGTGGCCGAGAGAAAACGCATCGAGGCACGCAAATCCTTCGCCCAGCGGCTTATGAACCGCAACGAGGTTATCGAGGTATCTATCAACTCCGCCGAGCTGCAGGACTTCGTCGACCGCTGGATTGCCAACTACCACAATCAGGTGCATTCACGCCTGGGCACGACACCCAACCAGGCCGTGGCCGCATGGCCGCACCCGATCCACGTCATCACCGACGAGCGGGCACTCGACACCTTGCTTGCCGAGGCGGTGCGCCGGGGCGGTAGGCTCCCTATCGTTGGCAAGAAGGGGATCAGGGTCAACGGCGGCCGTTATATCCATCCCGACCTGGGCCGACATATCGGCGAACGGGTGCGGGCCTTCCAGGACCCCGCCGACCTGGGCCGGATCATCGTCCACACCATGAACAGAGAGGGTGTCTGGGAATTTTGCTGTATCGCCGAAGACCCCACGCGCACCGGCATCTCCATGTTCGAGGTCGCCGCTGCGACACGCCACGTCCACAACGAGCACAAGAAAGAGATCGCGCGGCTCACCCGCGAGGCCAAGAAGGCATTGAAAGGCGTCGACGTGGTCGACGCGGTAATGACCTACCGGGAGAGAGAGGCGGCCGCAGCCCAAGGAAACGTCGCCCACTTCCCGCGTCCGACCATCGAGCATACAACGCCCGGCCTGGCCGCTGCCGCCGAGGCCCGTGCCGCCCTGGACGGGAAAGCTGTTGAAACTCCGGGATTCGACGAAACTGCCATAGAGGCCGCCAGACAGCGCTGGGCCGAACTAAACGCCCAGGAAACTAACGTCATAGCCCTGCCCACTGCAGCCCGGCCCATGTTCGGTACCGACCTGGAGAAATACCGCTGGCTCCAGGACAACCCACGGCTCACCACCGAAGATGACGCTACCTGGTCTGCTTGGTATCAGAGCACCACCGAATACCGATTAATGTTCGGGGGAGACGAAGAAGAAGTCCGCAAATAG